A genome region from Candidatus Microthrix parvicella Bio17-1 includes the following:
- a CDS encoding PspA/IM30 family protein: protein MFKSIKRFWKYLTTKLNMSFDANADPKVQLEQAITESQQQHKMLVEQAATVVANQKQTEMRLDTRMDDLEKLTANARQAVLMADEATRSGDTAKATEMTSAAEAFANRLIAIEAEIEQLKGMHLQATQASDQAKAAVAQNSSKLQKKLAEKQQLLSQLDQAKMQESMNNAMTSLSATVGDDVPTLDQVREKIEGRYAKAQGVSELQGQSVESKMLEVEQATRNVEAQARLSKIRSQLGLDTGTADASAVEAAPAAQPDAAQPSATQPDAPDTGEAQPSAG from the coding sequence GTGTTCAAATCGATCAAGCGCTTCTGGAAGTATCTGACCACCAAGCTGAACATGAGCTTCGATGCGAATGCTGACCCCAAGGTCCAGCTGGAGCAGGCGATCACCGAGTCTCAGCAGCAACACAAGATGCTGGTGGAGCAGGCGGCGACGGTCGTCGCCAACCAGAAGCAGACCGAGATGCGCCTTGACACCCGCATGGACGACCTCGAAAAGCTGACAGCCAACGCCCGCCAGGCGGTGCTGATGGCCGATGAGGCCACCCGCTCGGGCGATACCGCCAAGGCGACCGAGATGACCTCGGCCGCAGAGGCGTTCGCCAACCGACTGATTGCGATCGAGGCCGAGATCGAGCAGCTCAAAGGCATGCACCTGCAGGCCACCCAGGCCTCCGATCAGGCCAAGGCCGCCGTGGCACAGAACAGCTCGAAGCTTCAAAAGAAGCTGGCCGAGAAGCAGCAGCTGCTCAGCCAGCTCGACCAGGCCAAGATGCAGGAATCCATGAACAACGCCATGACCAGCCTGTCGGCCACGGTCGGCGACGACGTGCCCACCTTGGATCAGGTTCGGGAGAAGATCGAGGGGCGATACGCCAAGGCTCAGGGCGTGTCGGAGCTCCAGGGCCAGTCGGTCGAGTCGAAAATGCTCGAGGTGGAGCAGGCCACCCGGAACGTGGAGGCCCAGGCTCGGCTTTCCAAGATTCGCAGTCAGTTGGGGCTCGACACCGGTACTGCCGACGCATCCGCGGTCGAAGCGGCACCCGCAGCCCAGCCCGACGCAGCCCAGCCCTCAGCCACCCAGCCCGATGCTCCCGACACAGGCGAGGCCCAGCCTTCCGCCGGGTAA
- the proB gene encoding glutamate 5-kinase — protein MLVIAKIGTSSVTDDAGRLRSDAIETVAREVAAVHAAGHQVVLVSSGAVAAGLPALGLGGDERPRDPRVLQAVASVGQVHLMERYGAVFGKHHNTVVGQLLVVPTDFGARDKYLHARATLEAMLELGVLPIVNENDALADDELRFGDNDRIAALLAQALAADVLVLLTDQAGLLTADPRLDASASLIEDIAQVDRELEALAGDSGSNRGTGGMTSKLAAAKMATWAGVRTVIAQADRSGVLLDAVTGEPGVGTTVRARQGRLPARKVWIAFAVGAAGRISVDAGARAALLTGGSSLLPAGVVSADGGFDEGDAVEVADADGAVFAKGISRISASDLLLVAGRRSSQVPADVSPVAIHRDDLVVLPEG, from the coding sequence ATGTTGGTAATCGCAAAGATCGGCACGTCGTCGGTGACCGATGACGCCGGGCGGCTGCGGTCCGATGCCATCGAGACGGTGGCGCGGGAGGTGGCAGCGGTGCATGCCGCCGGTCATCAGGTGGTGCTGGTCAGTTCTGGCGCTGTTGCCGCCGGCCTGCCGGCGTTGGGCCTCGGCGGCGACGAGCGTCCTCGCGACCCGCGCGTGCTCCAGGCCGTCGCCTCGGTGGGCCAGGTGCACCTGATGGAGCGCTACGGCGCCGTATTCGGGAAGCATCACAACACCGTGGTGGGCCAGCTCCTGGTGGTTCCGACCGACTTTGGTGCCAGGGACAAGTATTTGCATGCACGTGCCACCCTTGAGGCCATGCTCGAGCTGGGGGTGCTGCCCATCGTCAATGAGAACGATGCCCTGGCCGACGATGAGCTTCGCTTTGGCGACAACGACCGCATCGCTGCGTTGCTGGCCCAGGCACTGGCTGCAGACGTGCTGGTGTTGCTGACGGATCAGGCCGGTCTCTTGACCGCAGACCCCCGGCTGGACGCTTCCGCTTCGTTGATCGAGGACATTGCGCAGGTTGATCGTGAACTGGAGGCGCTTGCGGGCGACTCCGGGTCCAACCGCGGCACCGGCGGAATGACCTCCAAGCTTGCGGCGGCCAAGATGGCCACCTGGGCCGGCGTGCGCACCGTGATCGCCCAGGCCGACCGTTCAGGGGTACTCCTCGACGCGGTGACCGGCGAGCCGGGCGTGGGCACCACGGTGCGAGCGCGCCAAGGACGTCTGCCTGCTCGCAAGGTGTGGATCGCCTTCGCCGTCGGCGCCGCCGGTCGGATCTCGGTGGACGCTGGGGCGCGCGCTGCCTTGTTGACCGGCGGTTCGTCGCTGTTGCCGGCGGGCGTCGTGTCGGCGGACGGCGGGTTCGATGAGGGCGATGCGGTCGAGGTGGCCGACGCCGACGGCGCTGTCTTTGCGAAGGGAATCAGCCGGATTTCGGCGAGCGACCTACTGCTGGTGGCGGGGCGCCGGAGTTCGCAGGTGCCCGCCGATGTGTCACCGGTGGCGATCCATCGGGACGACCTGGTGGTGCTCCCCGAGGGCTGA